The nucleotide sequence AAGATAGAGATCCGTAAAGATATAAGGGAGACACCTGCGGTCAAGGCAGACCCGGATCAGATGCAGCAGGTATTCCTCAACTTCATGCTTAATGCGAGAGACGCAATGCCTGAAGGCGGGATACTTGAGATATCCGTAAGGCACAGAAACGGGTATGTTGAAACCGTCTTTTCAGATACCGGCACCGGGATAAGCCACGAAAATATGGACAAGTTATTTGATCCTTTCTTCACAACAAAAGGGCCGCTTAAAGGAACCGGGCTCGGGCTCAGCATCTGCTACAGCATTATAAAAGATCATGGCGGCACAATTGAAATAGATGGAGCCCGCGGTCATGGAGCCGGTTTTATCATAAGGCTCCCGCTGAAAAACGAAGCTAATGAAAAAGGCAGCGCCTGATGCCGTGCGCTTTGCGGTATTTATTGATGCAATATATACTTATAAACCGGTAATGATATGTCGAAAAGCATCCTGATAATAGAAGACGAAGAAACACTGAGAGATTCCCTCGGCCGGATATTCACGAAAGACGGTTTTGCCGTTGACACCGCTGATTCCGCAAAAAAGGGGCTTGAATTCCTCGAAACAAGTTTATATGACGTAATAATATCGGACATAATCCTCCCCGGGATGGATGGGATCGAACTGCTCAAGCAGGTGAGAAAGGTTTCCCCCGATCAGATCTTCATTATGATGACAGCCTACGCCTCCCTCGAAACCGCTGTTACTGCGCTCAGGTCAGGAGCCTACGACTATATTATGAAGCCTGTCATGCATGAGGAGATAAAGCAGGTGGTGAAGAACGCCCTCATTCAGAAGAGCCTCCTCAGCGAAAACATACTGCTGAAACGCGAGATCGGAAAGACATATGACTTCACCAACATAATAGGCGAGACTACGGCGCTCAAAGGCATCATGGAAGAGGTAAAAAAAGTTGCCGATACAAAAAGCAGCATCCTTCTCCTCGGTGAAACAGGCACGGGCAAAGAGCTCTTTGCCCGTGCCGTACACAACAATAGTTCGCGAAGAGATAAGCCTTTTGTCCCGATAAACTGTTCAGCGATACCCGAGAGCCTTCTTGAAAACGAACTCTTCGGGCATCTGAAAGGCGCCTTCACCGGGGCGGTCATGTCAAAAAAGGGGCTCTTTGAGGAGGCTGACGGGGGAACGATATTTCTTGATGAGATAGGCGACATCAGCACATCTTTTCAGGTAAAGCTCCTCAGAGTTGTTGATGACCAGCTGATTAGGCCGCTCGGAGGCACGAAGTCGGCAAAGGTCGATGTCAGGCTTATTACTGCTACCAATACAGACCTTGAAAAAGCCGTGACAGACGGCGCTTTTCGCGAGGACCTTTATTACAGGATAAATACAATCACCCTTAAGATGCCCCCGTTAAGAGAGAGAAAAGAGGACATCCCCCTGCTTGTTAAGGATTTTGTGGAAAAGTACTCCCGCCAGTTCGGGAAAAAGATCAGCGAGATATCGCCTGACGCGCTTGCCGCCATTAAAAATTACAGCTGGCCGGGCAATGTGAGAGAGCTGCAGAATGTCATTGAAAGGGCGATACTCCTTGCCGCAGACAGCACGATAAGGATCGAGAACCTCCCTGAGATGATGCGTGACATGAGATCTTTTCAGCACGCGTCAATAGAGACGGGCTTGAGCATTGAAGATTATACCAAACGGTTTATCATGAGGTTCCAGGCCCTGTACAATGAACAGCAGATCGCTGACATGCTCGGCATAACAAGAAAGTCGCTCTGGGAAAAAAGAAAGCGATGGGGGATTATTAAGGATTAACATTCATGATACTGCCGACTAACTTCGTTACTTTTCGTAACCTGATCAATAAATTCTGCTACTAATAGTTACAAAGGCTTTCAAAATATCTTCCCTGCCAGACTGTCTAACCCATTGAATTATTAACAGGTTTTTGTAATTCAATCCACTGGCATTCTATTTGCATTTTATATGTTGTTCTTTTACTTAAAAATATAATAAAGGAGGTTATCAATAAAGAAAACAGGACGTTTCCAAGCTATAAAAATATTATGTGCACAAGCGCTGAATGAAGACAACAATAAACAAAAGGGGGACTAAACAATGGCTATAGCCACAGAAGAATTATCAGAGAAAGCGCCGATATCCAAAGAGGAAAGATTGGTTATCGTAGCTTCATCGGTTGGAACAGTGTTCGAGTGGTATGATTTTTACCTGTACGCAACGCTGGCACCGTTCTTCGCAACGCTCTTTTTTCCGAAGGGGAATGAGACAGCTGCACTGATGTCGGCATTCGCAACCTATGCGGCAGGCTTCCTTGTGCGGCCCTTCGGCGCGCTCGTATTCGGCCGTATCGGCGACCTTATCGGCCGCAAGTACACATTTTTGATAACGATTGTCGTTATGGGTCTTGCGACCTTTAGCGTCGGTCTTTTGCCGACCTATGCGGCGATTGGCTGGACAGCTCCGATCATCCTCGTGTTGCTGCGCCTGCTGCAGGGCCTTGCCCTCGGAGGAGAGTACGGCGGAGCGGCAACTTACGTTGCCGAGCATTCTGCGCACCATCGCCGGGGCTACAACACCAGCTGGATCCAGACAACAGCCACGGTCGGCTTCTTCCTGGCGCTGCTGGTCATCGGCCTTTCCCGCGTTTATATGCCCAAGGAAGTGTTCGCGGATTGGGGCTGGAGAATTCCGTTCTGGCTCTCGATCATTCTTCTCGGAGTATCAATCTGGATCAGGCTCAAGCTGCATGAGTCACCTGTATTCAAGAAAATGAAGGAAGAGGGCAAGGGCTCCAAGGCTCCGCTTACCGACAGCTTCCTGCGCTACCCGAACAACAAGTATGTTCTGCTTGCGCTCATTGGAGCAACCGCAGGCCAGGGCGTTGTCTGGTATACAGGCCAGTTCTACGCGCTCTTCTTTATGCAGATTACACTCAAGCTTGACTTCCTCACAACCTACACATTGATCGGAGCGTCTCTGCTGCTCGGCACTCCGTTCTTCATCTTCTTCGGCTGGCTCTCTGATAAGATCGGCCGCCTCAAGATCATACTCGCCGGCTGCCTGATCGCCGCCGTGACCTACTTCCCGTTGTTTGCAGCGCTCACCCACAACGTCAACCCGGATCTCGAGGCATTCCACGCTAAGACGAATATTACGGTCACTGCCGACCCTGCAGACTGCCAGTTCCACCTCTTCGTCGGGCCCTGGAGTAAGTTCACAGAGTGCGACAAGACAAAGGACTCCCTGACTAAGCTCGGGCTGAACTTCACGGCCATTGACGCACCGGCGGGCACGAAGGTCATCACGCAGATCAACGATGTCAAGATCGAAGGCTTCAACGATGCCGCGGTCAAGGATGCTCTGAAAGCTCAAGGTTATCCTGCTGAAGCTGACAAGAGCAAAATAAATTATCCGATGGTACTGCTGATCCTGTTTATCTTCGTAATCTACGTTACTATGGTGTACGGCCCTATCGCCGCCTTCCTGGTTGAGCTCTTCCCGACCCGGATACGCTATACATCCATGTCTTTGCCATATCATATTGGCAACGGCTGGTTCGGAGGCATGCTGCCGCTCACAGCAACTGCGATGGTAGCTGCAACAGGCAATATCTACTATGGCCTGTGGTACCCGATCATAGTTGCGCTCATAACAGTAGTCATTGGCGCGTTATTTTTAAAGGAAACAAAGGACAGGGATATTACAACCCACGAACATTGATTGTGAGTAAACAATTTAGTATTCTTTAATTACGGTGTCCGGCAGGGCGGCAAATGCCATCCTGCCGGATGCTTTTTTACTAATTTGATATGCGAATAGCATTCTTTGCAGATATTCACTCCAATCGTGAAGCTTTAGAAGCATGCCTCCATCACTCGATCTTGCAAGGTGTTGAGAGAAATGTTTTTTTAGGGGACTTGATTGGCTATGGCGCTGATCCGGAATGGGTACTCGACACTATCATGCATCATCATGAAAACGGCGCTATAGTTGTACTGGGGAATCACGATGAAGCAGTATATAAAAAACCGGACAGGGATATGCATGACGATGCACGATACGCAGTTGAATGGACGCAACCCCGCCTTAATAACTCTCAAATAAAATTCCTGTCAGAACTTCCTCTGCGGATAGAGGAGCTTGACCGCTTGTATGTGCATGCAAATGCCTGGGCCCCGGGTCAATGGGACTATATAACTGATACGTTTGATGCAGGACGCAGTCTTGCTGCTACCCTCTGCCGTTTAACATTCTGCGGGCATGTGCATGAACCATGCCTTTATCACCAGATACGCAAGAAAAGTGTTAATGCCTTTGTTCCTCAGCCCGGCATAGGGATTCCTCTCAGCACACAGCGGAGCTGGCTTATCATCCCAGGGTCTGTCGGCCAGCCGCGCGACGGAAATCCTGCGGCATGTTATTCGATATACGATTCAAGCCGGGGCATGCTGACATATTTTCGTGTACCATACGACACTGCAGCCGCGGCAAAGAAGATACGCGAAGCAGGCCTGCCCGAGTGGTTGGGCGCACGTCTGGAATTAGGGGTTTAAATAAAATTGGCAGAGGAACCTATTAAGACAGGCACATTGCTGGGCGGATTCACCATCCAAGAGAAAATTCACGCGGGCGGTATGGCGACTATCTGGAAAGTGACGCGGGAAGATATGGCCTTGCCGATGGTAATGAAAGTCCCGTGGCTTAAGGATGGAGACGATCCATCATTTGTTGTAAGCTTCGAGGTCGAGCAGATGATCATGCCGAAACTCACCGGGAAGCATGTGCCGCGCTTTATAGCTGCGGGTGACTTTACAAACCGACCGTTCCTTGTAATGGAACATATTCCCGGAAGCTCGCTTGACACACGTATGGATAAGGCGCCGTTTCACGCGGATGAAGTCGCAGGGATTGGCGCTAAAGTGGCTGCAGCCCTGCATGACCTTCACCGCCAGCATGTCATTCATCTCGATGTTACGCCGGACAATATCCTATTATGTGAAAGCGGCGAGGCGGTTCTGATCGACTTCGGATTATCACGGCATGAGAACCTTCCAGACCTTATGGCAGAGGAGTTCCGCCTGCCGATAGGCACAGCCCCTTATATCTCGCCTGAGCAGGTGCTGAATATACGCAGCGATCCCCGCAGCGACATCTTCTCACTCGGCGTGATACTGTATCAATTAATTACAGGCGAGCAGCCGTTCGGCGATCCGAAAAGCGGGGCGGGACTCAGGAGGCGGTTATATGTGGATCCTGTCCCTCCTCGGGCTTTAAATAAAGAATGCCCGCGCTGGCTGCAGGAAATAATTTTAAAATGTCTTGAAGTAGATCCGGCAGCGCGGTATGGCAGCGCGGCCCAGCTTGCATTTGCCCTTCAGCATCCTGAACAGGTCGAGCTTACGTCACGGGCTGAACGCGGTAGGCGGGACAGCCATTGGACGATATTTAAGCGCTGGTTTAATTACAAAAAATACGGGCTCTCTTTTACCCGGTCTGTCACACGGCATCTTGATGCTGTGCCGATCATCATGGCCGCAGTGGATACTTCTGCCAGAGCAGAGGCGCTTTCAGTTACTCTTCGTCAGGCGGTACAGCGTATTTTTTATGCCGGGAGAAACGCCCGGCTCACTTGCGTTACCGTGCGCAAAACACCGCTTGTGGGCATAGACCTCGGCGTTGATGAAGCCGGAAGAAATCTCCACGTGAAGTCTCTGATAGAGCTAAAACACTGGGCGCGCGGACTGGAAATACCTGCTGACAGGATATCGTTTCACGTCCTTGAGTTCCCCGACCCGGCAGCGGCTCTCGTCAATTACGCAGCGTCGAACCATGTAGACCATATTATTATCGGCGCGCGCGGCAGCTCGGCCATGCGGCGTTTTCTCGGCAGCGTATCTTCACGGGTTGTTGCAGAAGCGCCCTGCAGCGTGACCGTTGTCCGCCATCATAAGAATGAAGATGCTTTTCAAGGCGATGAACTCGAAAATCAAGAGGAGAAAAATTGATGCAATGTTCTTTTTAATGACTTATAATACGGCTTATAACTTGTTAACTGATATACTTTTTATTAAAAAACATAATTAATTCTACAGGAGGTTCATAATGGCAGACGACAAAAAAATTGAAGTCCTCATGACGGAAGAAAGGACCTTCCCGCCATCAAAGGAATTCAGCAGCAAGGCTCACATAAAGAGCATGGAAGAGTATGAAAAGATATATAAACGCTCTGTAGAAGACCCCGAAGGATTCTGGGCTGAGATGGCAGAGCAGAATCTGACCTGGTATAAAAAATGGGACCAGGTGCTTGAATACAACTTTGAAAAACCCGATATTAAATGGTTTCAGGGCGGGAAGCTGAATGCCTCATATAACTGTCTTGACCGCCATCTGACATCAGCAAGGAAGAATAAAGCCGCGATAATCTGGGAGGCCGATGACGGCTCCTATAAAACATATACTTATCAGCAGCTTCATCTCGAGGTAAACAGGTTTGCCAATGTCCTGAAGAAAAAAGGCGTGAAGAAAGGCGACAGGGTAACGATCTATCTGCCTATGATACCCGAGCTGACTATCGCGATGCTGGCATGCGCCCGTATCGGCGCGATACACAGCATAGTCTTCGGCGGCTTCAGCGCTCAGGCGCTGCGCGACAGGATACAGGACTGCCAGTCAAAGCTTCTTATCACCGCTGATAGAGGAGTGAGAGGCGGAAAATTCGTGGCACTCAAGTCAAATGCAGATTTGGCGCTGCAGGAATGCCCTACGATTGAAAAGGTGATCGTGGTAAGACGGGCTGACAGCATAGAGATGGAAGCAAACCGTGATTCATGGTGGCATGAAGACATGAAAGATGCTGGCATCACAAACTACTGCGAGCCTGAGCAGATGGATGCGGAAGACCCGCTCTTCATCCTCTACACATCAGGCTCAACAGGCAAGCCAAAAGGCGTGCTTCACACAACAGGCGGATATATGCTTTACACCAACCTCACATTCCGCTGGATATTTGACTACCACGAAGAAGATACACATTTCTGCACGGCAGACATCGGCTGGGTCACAGGCCACAGTTATATAGTGTACGGCCCTCTTTCAAACGGAGCGACAAGCCTCATGTTTGAAGGCATCCCGACATATCCTGATGCAGGGAGGTTCTGGGATATCTGTGACAAGCACAAGGTAAATATTTTCTACACCGCACCGACAGCTATCAGGGCATTGATGAAAGAGGGTGAAAGCCATGTGAACAAGCATGACCTTTCATCGCTCAGAGTTCTCGGTTCGGTCGGAGAGCCGATAAATCCTGAGGCTTGGATGTGGTATCACAACAATATCGGCAAAGGGAAACTCCCCATCGTTGATACATGGTGGCAGACAGAGACCGGGGGAATTTTAATAACGCCGCTTCCTGGCGCAATGACTCTTAAGCCCGGCTCTGCGAACAGGCCGTTTCCGGGCATTGTTCCAAAGATAATAAAACAGGATGGTTCACCAGCAGGCGTTAACGAAGGCGGCTATCTCGTGATCGATAAGCCGTGGCCGGGCATGATACGTGGCACATACGGAGACCCGGAACAAAAGCGTGTAAAAGAAGTGTACTTTGCGCAGTTTCCGGGCAAGTACCTTTCAGGAGACGGGGCGCGCATTGACGCAGACGGAGATTACTGGCTGATGGGCAGGATCGATGATGTTATAAATATCTCCGGGCACAGGCTTGGAACAGCTGAAGTCGAATCCGCGCTGGTGAGCCATGAAGCAGTTGCAGAGGCAGCGGTTGTCGGTTTCCCCCATGAGATAAAAGGCGACGGCATTTATGTTTATGTCACACTGAAGGACGGGTATAATCCTTCAGCTGAAC is from Thermodesulfovibrionia bacterium and encodes:
- a CDS encoding sigma-54 dependent transcriptional regulator; the protein is MSKSILIIEDEETLRDSLGRIFTKDGFAVDTADSAKKGLEFLETSLYDVIISDIILPGMDGIELLKQVRKVSPDQIFIMMTAYASLETAVTALRSGAYDYIMKPVMHEEIKQVVKNALIQKSLLSENILLKREIGKTYDFTNIIGETTALKGIMEEVKKVADTKSSILLLGETGTGKELFARAVHNNSSRRDKPFVPINCSAIPESLLENELFGHLKGAFTGAVMSKKGLFEEADGGTIFLDEIGDISTSFQVKLLRVVDDQLIRPLGGTKSAKVDVRLITATNTDLEKAVTDGAFREDLYYRINTITLKMPPLRERKEDIPLLVKDFVEKYSRQFGKKISEISPDALAAIKNYSWPGNVRELQNVIERAILLAADSTIRIENLPEMMRDMRSFQHASIETGLSIEDYTKRFIMRFQALYNEQQIADMLGITRKSLWEKRKRWGIIKD
- a CDS encoding MFS transporter, yielding MAIATEELSEKAPISKEERLVIVASSVGTVFEWYDFYLYATLAPFFATLFFPKGNETAALMSAFATYAAGFLVRPFGALVFGRIGDLIGRKYTFLITIVVMGLATFSVGLLPTYAAIGWTAPIILVLLRLLQGLALGGEYGGAATYVAEHSAHHRRGYNTSWIQTTATVGFFLALLVIGLSRVYMPKEVFADWGWRIPFWLSIILLGVSIWIRLKLHESPVFKKMKEEGKGSKAPLTDSFLRYPNNKYVLLALIGATAGQGVVWYTGQFYALFFMQITLKLDFLTTYTLIGASLLLGTPFFIFFGWLSDKIGRLKIILAGCLIAAVTYFPLFAALTHNVNPDLEAFHAKTNITVTADPADCQFHLFVGPWSKFTECDKTKDSLTKLGLNFTAIDAPAGTKVITQINDVKIEGFNDAAVKDALKAQGYPAEADKSKINYPMVLLILFIFVIYVTMVYGPIAAFLVELFPTRIRYTSMSLPYHIGNGWFGGMLPLTATAMVAATGNIYYGLWYPIIVALITVVIGALFLKETKDRDITTHEH
- a CDS encoding metallophosphoesterase family protein, producing the protein MRIAFFADIHSNREALEACLHHSILQGVERNVFLGDLIGYGADPEWVLDTIMHHHENGAIVVLGNHDEAVYKKPDRDMHDDARYAVEWTQPRLNNSQIKFLSELPLRIEELDRLYVHANAWAPGQWDYITDTFDAGRSLAATLCRLTFCGHVHEPCLYHQIRKKSVNAFVPQPGIGIPLSTQRSWLIIPGSVGQPRDGNPAACYSIYDSSRGMLTYFRVPYDTAAAAKKIREAGLPEWLGARLELGV
- a CDS encoding bifunctional serine/threonine-protein kinase/universal stress protein; translation: MAEEPIKTGTLLGGFTIQEKIHAGGMATIWKVTREDMALPMVMKVPWLKDGDDPSFVVSFEVEQMIMPKLTGKHVPRFIAAGDFTNRPFLVMEHIPGSSLDTRMDKAPFHADEVAGIGAKVAAALHDLHRQHVIHLDVTPDNILLCESGEAVLIDFGLSRHENLPDLMAEEFRLPIGTAPYISPEQVLNIRSDPRSDIFSLGVILYQLITGEQPFGDPKSGAGLRRRLYVDPVPPRALNKECPRWLQEIILKCLEVDPAARYGSAAQLAFALQHPEQVELTSRAERGRRDSHWTIFKRWFNYKKYGLSFTRSVTRHLDAVPIIMAAVDTSARAEALSVTLRQAVQRIFYAGRNARLTCVTVRKTPLVGIDLGVDEAGRNLHVKSLIELKHWARGLEIPADRISFHVLEFPDPAAALVNYAASNHVDHIIIGARGSSAMRRFLGSVSSRVVAEAPCSVTVVRHHKNEDAFQGDELENQEEKN
- the acs gene encoding acetate--CoA ligase; the encoded protein is MADDKKIEVLMTEERTFPPSKEFSSKAHIKSMEEYEKIYKRSVEDPEGFWAEMAEQNLTWYKKWDQVLEYNFEKPDIKWFQGGKLNASYNCLDRHLTSARKNKAAIIWEADDGSYKTYTYQQLHLEVNRFANVLKKKGVKKGDRVTIYLPMIPELTIAMLACARIGAIHSIVFGGFSAQALRDRIQDCQSKLLITADRGVRGGKFVALKSNADLALQECPTIEKVIVVRRADSIEMEANRDSWWHEDMKDAGITNYCEPEQMDAEDPLFILYTSGSTGKPKGVLHTTGGYMLYTNLTFRWIFDYHEEDTHFCTADIGWVTGHSYIVYGPLSNGATSLMFEGIPTYPDAGRFWDICDKHKVNIFYTAPTAIRALMKEGESHVNKHDLSSLRVLGSVGEPINPEAWMWYHNNIGKGKLPIVDTWWQTETGGILITPLPGAMTLKPGSANRPFPGIVPKIIKQDGSPAGVNEGGYLVIDKPWPGMIRGTYGDPEQKRVKEVYFAQFPGKYLSGDGARIDADGDYWLMGRIDDVINISGHRLGTAEVESALVSHEAVAEAAVVGFPHEIKGDGIYVYVTLKDGYNPSAELKKILIGHVRTVIGPIATPDKLQFAPGLPKTRSGKIMRRILRKIAKGDVEDLGDTSTLADPSVVDNLVKERL